TACAGTCTTGGCTCCAGCCAGTAATGATCGAGCACGACGATAATATCCAAGTCCACCTATCACACTACAGATCAGCACGAACTAGGATGACGAGGTACCACAGGGTAGCTCACGCCACATAGCATTTACTTCCTAGCTCAAAttcattgatcagcttccTTCGACAGATCTAAAGAGAGCGAGGGAAGGACATACCTCAACATCGGCTTTGGCTAGATCAGCTATTGTAGGCCATTTCTCTATCCACCGTTTCCAATATGCTATTACCTGATAGAAAGCGAACTGTCAATAAAAAGTGATTGCATAACGAATAAAGCGAAACTTGACTTACTGTAGCAACCTGGGTCTGCTGTAACATGACTTCGGAGACTGTACAGTCATAAAACAACAgtattcatcaatcatccaattATGAGCGACAGCTGAGCGAGCTGAACGGTGTAAGCTTACCCCAAATCTGTCTCAGTCAGCTTGTAATACTTCAGGTACGCAAGGCATGCATCAGCTCACTTCATAAGCCCTCtgacctttctcttccataCTCAATTCCGGATCatatctcttcctccatgGCATACCTCTCGTCTCTCTTTATACGCTCAATGCACAATGCACATTACATCAGTATCAAGATGCATCCAGAACCTCATGAACCAGTGGACGATATAGCTCACCTGCAACTTTCGAACCAATCTAATAAATCCTTCTGATATTTGACAATCTCGTCGACAGCATGATATTCCGATCCATGATCTCTTGTTACACTTGGTCCAGCAGTATCTTCAATATCTACCACTTCGCTTTTCGTCGTACCCTTACCGTTGGCTCTTTTCACCgtcgaggtggaagaagtagTGACGGATATCCTCTTTCGTTTGACCGATGTTCGTCCGGTTGGACTGTCTGCTATGGGCTTATAATCACTACCATCTGAATCGGGGATGGATACGATGGAAGGCGATCTCGAAGAGCTCGCTCGCATGTCTATGAAGGTATAACGATCCTGGGTGTGTCAAAGATGGTATATGACtgatagatggatgaaaaATGAACACTCGTATTGGCGATGGTCATGTTCTTGATCTCACGGATGGACGCGTCGCGTTGAGAGGAGGCACAACCAGCCAATAGTGATTATGAGATTCCATAACGGTATGTATGTATCGTAGCTTTTTATCATCCTGCAAGCCATCAAGATGCATTCATCGAGTTGTGAGATCAGATATGCAGTCGACTGGGCGAGTCATTGTGCGAATAGATCCACAAAACAGCATTACATCTGGAATCGTTTCGTTTTCACCTGTGGAATGGATATTTTCtgatgatcaaagatcaaaaaCAAGGAAGCTGGCACGCTCAACTGGACAACCTAGTGTCAACACGCAATGAGTCTTTTCGAGATCGAAGACATTGAGAGTGCGAGCAATGGACTACCAAGAGCAACTGATGAGGTGTGATGTCTAGGGAATCAACTCTGATCTGACGTCCACTTTTACCTTGATTATGGATCTCTGTGGAACCCCTTCTGACGATTATCACTGGGTGCGCGTGGAAGACTTCATTCTCGCCTTGCATtttcgtcatcatcaccatcaccttcaccgtaGAACAATCCATCCAGGTTGATGTCCGACTCAACAGACAGCACATCGGTCATCTGTAGATCCATTTTTAGAGGGTATATACAATGCATTTTCCGTAACAAGCCCCTTCCATTTCAGCCTATCATCCCGTTCATACGAGCCACGGCGATCAAGCTTATGCACCTCCCCTAAGAACAATGAGAATTTAATGTCAGCATGAATCCACCGTAGGTCCTCAGAAAGTGATGGACGTAATtgaaagaatgatgatgcgTAGAGAAAACTCACACTAAGATATTGTTACTGAAACAAAGCAACACAACGAAACATCAGCAAACGAGGTCGAAATTTCcatgttgatcatctcctgatCCCAGAAAGGTACAATGTCAAGGGGACTCACATAGGGATATGGATGAGTTTGACGAAATAACCAATGAAACCCATGACGACGAATCCTACAGCGACAGCTCGACAAAGTTGGATGTACTCTGCAAAGTTGGCATAAAGCACCATGTTAGTAAGATGTCCTCTTGTCATCTTCTGAGGTGTAAAGTAACGGAAGATCCTTGATGGATGGGTAAGTTATATGACGAAAGTTGATCGAGTATCCCGAGAGAGCAGGGAAGTACGATGGATAAGGATCTGATGACACCTATATTCGTTGTCGCTAATCCAGCTTTCTGTTGATCTCCCTCCTTTTGTCCTGAGTTTACAGCATGACGTCCTCCCTCTTCGTTGTTATTTCATGCTCTGACAGCACGATGttatcctctttcatcgacctcttctaccatcaTCTCCAAGTCCTCCAACTCCTGAAAGTCTATTGATTCAATATTTCCCTGACTCCGACGATTCCACCACCGTACCGTGCTCTCGATATGGACATGTAGTTTATACACCTCCAGGATTTCGTAATATAACCATCTACAATCGATAGGAAGCAGAGGATGGAGAACTAACCTTCTTTCGATGGTTTCGTACATCTGTTCACAAACTACCACAACAACCACACAAAACCGTCAGCACTGTTGGTACTACTCATATTTGACATATTCCCCGTACA
The nucleotide sequence above comes from Kwoniella europaea PYCC6329 chromosome 1, complete sequence. Encoded proteins:
- a CDS encoding protein translocase SEC61 complex gamma subunit, archaeal and eukaryotic, translated to MSEKLTEFAEIPQQFIKEGTQFVNRCTKPSKEEYIQLCRAVAVGFVVMGFIGYFVKLIHIPINNILVGGA